A single Triticum dicoccoides isolate Atlit2015 ecotype Zavitan chromosome 2A, WEW_v2.0, whole genome shotgun sequence DNA region contains:
- the LOC119356021 gene encoding uncharacterized protein LOC119356021 isoform X2: MPEPPRPCAVPRYKPPPAAQPHRNPLSQPRQPPSARPRRRRTRSRGPCDEVYVVGEGETLHTISDKCGDPFIVERNPHVHDPDDVFPGLVLALRPTKNT, from the exons ATGCCGGAACCACCACGTCCGTGCGCCGTTCCGCGTTATAAACCGCCTCCCGCGGCCCAGCCCCACAGAAACCCCCTAAGCCAGCCAAGGCAACCTCCCTCTGCCCGCCCCAGACGGAGACGCACACGCTCACGAG ggccgTGCGACGAGGTGTACGTGGTCGGGGAAGGCGAGACGCTGCACACCATCAGCGACAAGTGCGGCGACCCGTTCATCGTGGAGAGGAACCCGCACGTGCACGACCCCGACGACGTCTTCCCGGGGCTCGTCCTCGCGCTCCGGCCGACCAAGAACACCTAG
- the LOC119356021 gene encoding uncharacterized protein LOC119356021 isoform X1 — protein MAAPATSLRRAELCAAAVSAADVASWWCAVALVALVLLGALSAETADGDGEGAAAYFRGPRLGGAAARPCDEVYVVGEGETLHTISDKCGDPFIVERNPHVHDPDDVFPGLVLALRPTKNT, from the coding sequence ATGGCCGCGCCGGCGACCAGCCTCCGGCGCGCGGAGCTGTGCGCCGCCGCCGTGTCGGCCGCGGACGTGGCGTCGTGGTGGTGCGCGGTGGCGCTCGTCGCGCTCGTGCTGCTGGGCGCGCTCAGCGCGGAGACCGCGGACGGCGACGGGGAAGGCGCCGCGGCGTACTTCCGCGGCCCGCggctcggcggcgcggcggcgcggccgTGCGACGAGGTGTACGTGGTCGGGGAAGGCGAGACGCTGCACACCATCAGCGACAAGTGCGGCGACCCGTTCATCGTGGAGAGGAACCCGCACGTGCACGACCCCGACGACGTCTTCCCGGGGCTCGTCCTCGCGCTCCGGCCGACCAAGAACACCTAG